atcataaaagtttgaaatatctgatgacttagaaagatttaaaCTTGTGACAGAGAAGATAgttagagttgctgaaagattacgagcttgtaatTGACTACCATCCAAGAAAGGCCAATATTGCTGCTGATGCACTAAGTTGAAATCATTGTTTGCGTTGCGTGCGATGAATACTCagttaactttatctgatgatgctTTGGCTTTAgatgagttgaaagcgagaccgttatttattcagcAGATTTACGAAGTTCAGAAGGTTAATAATGAATTATTAGCGAAACAAGCTCAATATGATTTGAATACTGATTCAGAATTTTGGGTTGATGATAATGATTCTGAGTTcagatttgtgttccgagaaatccagagttaattcagatgattttgaaagaagctcataatagtcgtcTATCTATTCATTAGAAAGtgctaaaatgtataatgatctgaaacggCTTTATTGGTggtatggtatgaaacgagatatctcagaatttgttttgaaatgcttaatttgtcaacaagttaaagctgagcatcaggtttCGTTTGGATTACTTCAActgattatgattccagagtggaaataggatagagtgacaatggattttgtattaggTTTACCTCTGAcaccaagtaagaaagatgcaatctgggctattgttgatagattaactaaatcagctcattttatcccgaTTCAcatagattattcacttgataagcttgttGGGTTTTAtatttctcaaattgtgagattacacaaaGTACCTATTTCTGTTGTTTCGGatcgagatccgaggtttacatcacagttttggaagaaactgcaagatgcattaggtacaaaACTACACTTTAGTACTTCTTTTCATCCatagatgttgtattcttgagtttgaggtactcgaggatatgttaagatgttgtattcttgagtttgaaggcacATGGCAACGATACTTGCCactgattgaatttgtgtataataataacttttaatcgagtatcaaaatggctccTTACAAGGCTCAATACGGTCACAAatgtcgaacacctttgtattggactgagttcagtgagaataagatacacggggtagATTTAATCAAAGAgattgaacagaaagtgaaagtaatacgagatagtctgaaagtagctgcggatcgtcagaaattgtatacagatttaaaaagaaaagaaattgagtttcagatcagagacaaagtgtttctgaaagtatccccgtggaagaaaatacatCGATTCggcagaaaaggcaaattaagttcgaggttcatcgggccgtatgagattatcgatcGAATCAGGCCGGTTGCTCATcaattgttgttgccacctgagttagaaaagattcacaatgtatttcacgtatcgatgctttgacgatacagatctgatccttcgcatgtaatttctccgtctgagattgagatttagtcagatatgacctacgaagaagaactgaTTCATATCTTAGctcacgaggttaaagaattgcaaaataagaaaattccattagttaaagtgatgtggcatcgacatggtattgaagaggctacatgggagtcTGATGATtctatgagacagcaatatctgaatctgttcaacggtaagattttcggggacgaaaatccctaaagggggagagttgtaacagcccggtttaaaccctagtcagaatagtggtttcaggaccacagatctgagtcaaaaaatattttaatattattttccatgcttattatatgtgaattagtatgtgtgaaaatttcgtatgaaaatttaatcatttgtcaGTTTAATTTGATagaaggacctaatcgcgtaaaatgaaaaagatgtGCTCTATTTGCTAAAGTTTCAAATTACTATGGCTTTTTAAttttaaggtccttatgttgctATTATGCCATTGAAAAGGTTAGTGGACATAAATGGCCTAATgtataatggtttattaatgttttaaattaagggcaaaatggtaaactaattattaatatgtgattaattaaacaaaaacatgaaattggccatTTTTCATTCATCCTTgacgaaaatcaaagaaaaagaaaataaaatagagttctTAGGGTTTCGACTAAGaaattggtgattaaggtatgggttttattttgattttgataatttttacgtttttgtgatcgttgcttagtattctatcaagcccatgtctcaatttctaattttaatgacgattttgagttatgctattgttgataatgtgatttttatgaagtttgatggaagtaaatgaaagatatgtgttagattactatgttttgtcttgggattttttatgaatttgagtaatttgggctaaattgtgaaaattagattttgagggactaaaatgagaaataaatgaaatgtgtgggcttgaATGAGCTAAGTGAATATTCAGCCTAACATATGAAAAAGCAAAatttgtgtaatttgtgattttatgaattagggactaaagtgataaaatgtgaaaatgtgagagctaatttataaaataccctaaatttgtgtatatggattgaattgaacgatttgttgaataaaagggttaattttgaatacatatagatcaagaaaggaggaattcagatttagatcgagggaaattgAAGATTATCAAGTAAACGATTCGAATTATCAATTCcgagtacaaggtaagttcgtacgtgataaatgatgttgCAGTTATTTTTTAATGCTTTGaaaatgcataaattgtatatatatttgactatgtttggcactaattgtgcgattcaaaatagcttcaactataaatagcactaagtgtgcgaattggaatagcttttGTTATTtgatatggcacttagtgtgcgagatcgtTACAGCTTCGGCTAACcgttaaagcactaagtgtgcaaattattaaagcatggaaagacttctgaatgaattaatgtatttgaatgagaggtgagaatgaaatgaataaatatgggaaagttcaggtatgtacaATACCTATGTGGCaaatgatactatgtgtatgaagcttgatgaaattgtatgaatataTTAAATGTGATGGAATATGGATTGATGGATGATTTGTGAACTACTAGGTGTTTATTATTTGATGTAtcgtattttataaattattgattatattatatgtaaacttactaagcttcaacgcttattgtgtgaaatgttctctgtttaacagtgttataaagctagctcggatccagggatcgtcagcaactcgttcacactatcggacatctattttggtaccattttgagagttgtatatatggtatatggcatgtataggctagaagtatttgaatatgttttgtaatgtgtatatcatgccatgtgatatggctagattatggttgaactgatggtttgattttgatatacgatatatgatgtaaaaataatatgtttggtgtatatatatgacctagtgagaaatggtcaatttggtaagttagtaATGTGATTTAGTTATAGAAATGGTATGAATTTGGCATGAGATTGGATGTGAAATATTGAGATAAGgatatgtttgaatgtatgaggttgctatgtgatttttggtatgtttggaattggttgaaaaggatgaaatttgttgataatgaaatggcatgaatgatgtatgttttagttgtgaattggttgagaatttggtataaaattttTGGCTTTGATCATGTAGGGAGGATCCaaaattagggtggcaaattgtccttgtaaatggcctattttttctacatgggtgtgtgtctcagccgtgtgtgtcacacggcatgttacacggccgtgtgtcccttggagtaccctacgattttaagtcagtataccctatagttttgacatggcctagacacacgggcgtgtctatcgGTCGTGTGTAGCACACTggctggcacatgggcttgtggtcggccgtgtgacccaagtgagTAGCCTTCCTAAATTTCACATGGcgtggcacacaggcgtgtcttgtggatgtgtggacaagtcagtatgtatgcccatTTTTACCACGGCTTAGATACACGGTCGTGTCAAAtgtcatgtgaggcacacagcctgctcacactggcgtgtgacctttataactttgaaaaatgtttaagtttcaaaaaatttgtATGAGCTCCGTTTAGTGTTGACcattttctaatgcatgtttaaggtctcattgacctacataagggactctataatgatgtgtgactttgatgctatattgattatgaaatgaatgcgaattgttttgatatgtctggtaatgcctcgtaaccctattctggcgaaggatacgggttaggggtgttacaggttgttATGAGGACGTAGAGGATAGTGAGCTAGTGGTGATTGGGGAACGACGTGACCACCTGACTAATGTGATCTCAGCTTTGGTAGTGGAAAGTTGGTTCAGAAAGGATGTGAGGCATTtttggcctacatcagtgtttctgaTTTTGGTGACTCTGCGATTAAAGACATCAGAATTGTGAGGGACTTCACAGATATGTTTCCTAAGGAACTACCGGGTTTGCCTCTGAGCCGAGAGgggagtttgggattgagttgaCCCCTAGTACAGCTCCAGTGTCTATCGCGCCCTATCAAATGGCACAGAAAGAGCTGACAAAACTTAAGACTCAGATTTAGGAGCTATTAGATTGCAGGTTTATTCGTCCCAATGTGTCTCTATGAGGAGCACCTattttattcgtgaaaaagaaagatgggtcaatgaggatgtgcatcgactaccgttAGTTGAACAAGTtaacgatcaagaataagtacccactttcgAGGATAGATAACTTATTCGACTAGTTCAAAAGGGCctctgtgttttctaagatcgatcTGTGCTCGGgctatcatcagttgagagttaaggaggccAATGTGCATAAGACGGaatttaggactcgttatagacattacgagttcctagctatgccttttggtttgactaattcACTCGcggcatttatggacttgatgaacagaGTATTTCAGCCCTACCTGGATtagtttgtagtggtgttcatcgatgatatcttggtgtattctaaGTTTGAAAACAAGCATGATAAGCATCTCAGAGTGGTACTACAGACTCTTCGGGAGAAACAGtggtatgcaaagtttagtaagtgtgagttttgccTCTAAGAAGTAgcctttttgggtcatgtggtttctactgaggggattcgtgtggatcctcgtaagattgaggctgtgttagTTGGAAACAGCCGAAGAATATGTCTGAGATTTGTAGCTTTCTGGGGTGGCAAGATGCTATCGACGTTTCGTGGAAGGGTTCTCTTTGATCGCGGCTCCGATGACTAAGCTACTGCGTAAGGGAACTCATTTCATTTGGATTGATGCATAGCAGGAGAGTTTTCATATGCTCAAGACTGTTCTGACTCAAGGTCCTGTTCGATACAGCCTGAGCCTGATAAAGACTTCATGGTAAACGGTAATGcatcacatgtgggtttgggttgcgtactgatgcaagacgAAAAGGTGGTTGCTTATACATCTCATCAGCTCAATACTCATGAGGctaattatccgacgcacgatttggagttggcgaCGGTAGTCTTCActctgaaaatctggaggcactatAAGTACGGTAAGAAGTGTACTatctatactgatcacaaaagcctcaaatatctcctcattcaaaaggagttaaaccttaggcagcatagatgggttgaattgcttaaggattatgattgcacCATCGAGTACCATCCTAGTAAGGCTAATGTAGTAGCCGATGCGTTAAGTCATAGAGCCATAAccgatctgagagcgatgttcgctcgacttaTTCTTTTCGACGATGGGAGTCTGTTGGTAGAACTTCGAGTGAAATCTTCATGGATCGATCAGATTAGAGATAAACAGCTTGGGGATAAGTCTCTTGAGTTGTGTTTCCATCAGGTTGAAAGTGGTGTTAGTACGGATTTTGGGATTAATAAAAATGGGATATTGTGTTTCCACGGTcaaatttgtgtaccgaatgatgagGATTTGAGACTGTCAATTctgagggaggcgcatagtagcccttatgctatgtatCTCGACAGGAATAAAATGTATCGAGATCTGcgagagttgtactggtggccaaggTTGAAGTGTGAAGTTACTGACTTCGTTGCTcgctgtttgacttgtcagcaggttaaggctgagcatcagttaccttgaGGTTTGCTGTAGCCGGTAAAGATACTGTTATGGAAATGGGAGCaggtaacaatggactttgttagtgggatgcctttaacacccactaagaagggttttgtttgggtcattgttacaacccaaacccggcccagacgttatggcagAATAtgacgtgttacattgaagtgttttagcgaaaatcgtattttcattgaaaacccttcttaaacaaaagaaaccttaataaacacacctttcagttgcgaaagccttgttttaagtatttgatttaagaaaacttatcatttaaaaaaaattgagttgcgaaaacgtagaaacatactataatttaggaaacccatgttcaacttctcgtaattacaatggaaataataatacctcaagtaataatagcataataaaaaccttattacaatctggtctgaaacattcttaataaaataaaacttaaaagctttaaaagaaattccaaatttgtcttgctagctggccacccagagtccctccaaacgtCGATCTGtctactgagcatcacttgaaaataaaataaatgagggggtgagttttcacaaactcagtgtgtacaaccctcgacggaaAACATACATCCAAAAATtgtcatacatcaaacatgcaatgcaatcccattcaaattatccatccgctacacacgaGCTCTGTCCCCCATCACACCATAtagggatataaatattgacccacctAGTATCGACCCACCTAGCCCACACACCAGTGGTAGcctggttgcggaactaccttcatttacatattaggctttaaaagccgtcggtggatccatgattgttaggcaaccatgcgatcctcatatactgcCTCCGTACCATAATTCCCACcctatatgcaacctaagcagaacatcatatgtatgcatgtcacatccacaaaacttacattcaacacctaagggtattttggtcattttttcccttaggggcatttctGTATTTTTCCCTTAATTACAGTTTTCACCtaccttggcccattaacaaGCCCTGCGAGCTAAggtgaacgaatactatgcactaggtgggattccagagaagaggaggtgggtcactAAGACTggttaagtaccaagctctctcttgatccaatcctagacatgcatatacccgttgccacaccttaaccctatgacttgtccacgatctcaattaattaattaagttttatgtagtcatcatatactaggcccaatacccctacataggtgcatatggcccactaggcccaatcttattcaaatggcccatttggcccagttcatattcttatggcccactaggcccaattcaccttcatatggcccattaggcccaaatcatattatactcatgctcacatacaaattttctaacacatagcatcacttatcaatCTTTACCTATTATGGGCCTAATAGCCCATAAGGCCAatttagcccattccggcccATTTGGCCAATCCTCAACCCAAGTACACGGAATCGCCtgtgggcctcaggcaacctatcagtttcctctccacgagtgttcgcgcactcgtgtgactaccgtagcccaacttttggctttttggcatttcagcttttcagcttttcgatattttgacttttgccgattcattgtgtgtgtgcagtgtatatACACACCTAGTAAGCAAGCGTGATACaatctccttagcccaaacctacaattggtatcactcaaagattaatcttacatacttatcgaatactataccaaaagccggaatctcaccttaaccttaccttgaacacaaaTCCCAAATAGCTTTCCCTTGATCACGTACACCTTAGatcttaactatgaacattcggccaacCCAGATCAAGAGCACTTACCAAAGTCTCTCACCGGAGGAGCAAATCGGTAGAGATCCAAAGACTGAGATTTGCtacctattcctacccaaaactgattagaagaagtgagggacagTATACTCAATACTTAGGAAAACCCGATTATGAGAACAAAGCACTTGCACTAGGCTTGACCGATTAGAAAGGGTACTGGCGGCAccaagagtattcggccaagaaggTTTCTGCTCATGTGATTTGTATGGTAAAAGAGAGTTATTCGAatccaaggaaaaagaaagaaaagtcaacaatgaggtagaggaagaatagaattcGGCACAAGgaagaagcaaaagaaaagaaagcaaagggtttttggctttaaagaaaagagtttctagtaacagggtgaaggaaattTGGCATTAGCTTTATACCCTAGCATTCGGCAtctatttataagccttatagccgaattttcccatgcccaattccccattcagctccatcacttctcccttctcatctcctcatttttttccctgataaccccttgatcctttccttaattttctctcctgaacacttcccttggagtccactttcacGCCACTTCAATCCTTCTAGAAGGTTTctagaaggtcaaaattaaacttctaaaaaaactaagctaggattcgaaccttggacctccttgctagctattaacgccacctccctacactctaaatggcgtcacttagccactcatCTACTAGGCTCTTTGCTGCTATTTTctcctatctttatttaaaagcccaactacttgccaaccctgattcttttaataattaacttataatttcttctaccccttaattcaaactcaaaccttgaccaagacctacctttGCATAATCAGCATTTAATCGAAATTAttaagcacaaaaagaaaaattcaagatttcgggatttttgggtcgttacaactctacccctaaaagaaattttttcctcaaaatttccaactactaaCACAGACTACCACACCATACTTTCGCTGCGCACTCTAGTTCCAACTTAGGTAAATAGCACACTCAGGGtaagtacatgccattatttACCTCTAGAGCATCTCTATCCTTTTGACAACGTGTTGCGTAGACCAAagctggctgcctcgcctcagcatGATCAGCACCTCTACCTAGTGCTCCATGACCCAAACCGTTTCCACCCCTAGCCTGATCACGGCCTCTCGGCGATAGTTGACCACCCCTCGGTGGCTAGACACCACCTCGGTCCACGACTAGCACCTAAGCTGACATTCTAGGGCAATtcttgatcctatgctccatagatccacaagctagacaagctcTCGTCCTCTTTcaacactcgcctacatgacATTTCCCACAATTAGCACAAagtggcacccctggattaacAGCAGAGGGA
The sequence above is drawn from the Gossypium hirsutum isolate 1008001.06 chromosome A05, Gossypium_hirsutum_v2.1, whole genome shotgun sequence genome and encodes:
- the LOC121228918 gene encoding uncharacterized protein, with the protein product MNTQLTLSDDALALDELKARPLFIQQIYEVQKPEPDKDFMVNGNASHVGLGCVLMQDEKVVAYTSHQLNTHEANYPTHDLELATDYDCTIEYHPSKANVVADALSHRAITDLRAMFARLILFDDGSLLVELRVKSSWIDQIRDKQLGDKSLELCFHQVESGVSTDFGINKNGILCFHGQICVPNDEDLRLSILREAHSSPYAMYLDRNKMYRDLRELYWWPRLKCEVTDFVARCLTCQQVKAEHQLP